In Wenyingzhuangia fucanilytica, the following are encoded in one genomic region:
- the thrA gene encoding bifunctional aspartate kinase/homoserine dehydrogenase I: MKVLKFGGKSLANGEGIKSVISILLNKIKNKEQIVVVVSARGTATEDLFELLEKAKKGEDYKTAFETFKNNQLAPFSTVDFSQEFSFLEKIFEGVNLLGDYSPKIKDLVLAYGELLAGKTVTALLKSEKVNAQYTDSRELFKTDNVYGEATLLEEITEENTKKYFQNIDLSAVVPVVTGFVGASLEGETTSIGNNGSNYSASLIAGYLNAEELENYTIVSGIYTANPALVSNAQKINHLSFNEANELANLGDNVLDAKAIIPLVKKNISLRILNTFEPESPGTLINAEASSKNGIKAISVQENMALVSLEGRGLLGKVGIDARLFAALQKENVSVGIISQGSSERGISFVVNGKDAHKAKDALGNEFNLDFLSNDINRISITRGVAVVSILGNSLSSFNTSYTALVNNNIKPLLINNTVTGNNVCLVIDNKELRKAVNVMHGEIFGIAKKINVAVFGVGLVGGTLIKQILESKENILKRKGIDLNVFAVANSKKVYFNADGIQESWKQDLKESGVPYKGIEAIVNYAKEHHLGNLIAVDNSASAGMTENYIPLIENGFNLVSSNKIGNTKSLDFYNELRLALMQNRKQYLYETNVGAGLPLIDTIKLMHASGENITRIKGVFSGTLSYLFNNFSAKNVKFSEVLNEAAEQGFTEPDPREDLNGNDVGRKLLILARELDLQNEFDDVQIHNLIPEHLRDGDTASFLNKLEELDPIYQEIKDKQEPNHVLRYIGDLHGDLASDKGILEVKLVSVPSDSALGQVKGADSIFEIYTESYGDQPVVIQGAGAGANVTARGVFGDIMRLTELEL, from the coding sequence ATGAAAGTATTAAAATTTGGAGGAAAATCATTGGCAAATGGAGAAGGAATTAAAAGTGTTATTTCCATTCTTTTAAATAAAATAAAAAACAAAGAACAAATCGTAGTAGTTGTTTCTGCAAGAGGAACTGCAACCGAAGATTTGTTTGAGTTGTTGGAAAAAGCTAAAAAAGGAGAAGATTATAAAACTGCTTTTGAAACTTTTAAAAACAATCAATTAGCACCTTTTTCTACCGTAGATTTTTCTCAAGAATTTTCTTTTCTAGAAAAAATTTTTGAAGGGGTAAATTTATTAGGTGATTACAGTCCTAAAATAAAAGATTTAGTATTAGCCTATGGTGAGTTGTTAGCTGGTAAAACAGTTACAGCTTTGTTAAAATCCGAAAAGGTGAATGCTCAATACACAGATTCTAGAGAGCTTTTTAAAACGGATAATGTTTATGGAGAAGCTACTTTATTAGAAGAAATTACAGAAGAAAATACCAAAAAGTATTTTCAGAATATAGATTTATCAGCAGTAGTGCCAGTAGTAACTGGTTTTGTTGGGGCTAGTTTAGAGGGGGAAACAACTTCTATTGGGAATAATGGAAGTAATTATTCAGCTTCTTTAATTGCAGGATATTTAAATGCAGAAGAGTTAGAAAATTATACCATAGTTAGTGGAATTTATACCGCTAATCCTGCGTTGGTTTCTAATGCTCAAAAAATAAATCACTTGTCTTTTAACGAGGCAAATGAATTGGCAAACTTGGGAGATAATGTACTAGATGCTAAGGCAATTATTCCTTTGGTAAAAAAGAATATTTCTTTGCGAATTTTAAATACGTTTGAGCCAGAAAGCCCTGGGACTTTAATCAATGCTGAAGCGAGTTCTAAAAACGGAATCAAAGCTATTTCTGTGCAAGAAAACATGGCTTTGGTAAGTTTAGAGGGTAGAGGTTTGTTAGGAAAAGTAGGGATTGATGCTCGTTTGTTTGCTGCTTTGCAAAAGGAAAATGTTAGTGTGGGAATCATTTCTCAAGGTTCTTCAGAAAGGGGAATTAGTTTTGTAGTAAATGGTAAAGATGCTCATAAGGCAAAAGATGCTTTAGGAAATGAGTTTAATTTAGATTTTTTAAGTAATGATATCAACAGAATATCTATTACAAGAGGAGTAGCAGTTGTGTCTATTTTGGGAAATTCATTAAGTTCTTTTAATACGTCATATACTGCGTTGGTTAATAATAATATCAAACCGTTGTTGATTAATAATACAGTAACGGGTAATAATGTTTGTTTGGTGATAGACAATAAAGAATTAAGAAAAGCAGTAAACGTAATGCATGGAGAAATTTTTGGTATAGCCAAAAAAATAAACGTAGCAGTGTTTGGTGTTGGTTTGGTTGGAGGAACTTTAATCAAACAAATTTTAGAGAGCAAAGAGAATATCTTAAAGCGTAAAGGAATTGATTTAAATGTTTTTGCAGTAGCAAATTCTAAAAAAGTGTATTTCAATGCTGATGGAATTCAAGAATCTTGGAAACAAGATTTAAAAGAAAGTGGAGTTCCTTATAAAGGAATTGAAGCTATTGTAAATTATGCAAAAGAGCATCATTTAGGGAACTTAATTGCTGTTGATAATTCTGCAAGTGCAGGAATGACAGAGAATTATATTCCTTTAATAGAAAACGGTTTTAACTTAGTCTCTTCTAATAAAATTGGAAACACAAAATCTTTAGATTTTTACAATGAGTTGCGTTTGGCTTTAATGCAAAACAGAAAACAATACTTGTACGAAACCAATGTTGGTGCAGGATTACCTTTAATTGATACCATTAAGTTGATGCATGCATCAGGAGAAAACATCACAAGAATAAAAGGGGTTTTCTCTGGAACTTTAAGTTATTTGTTTAACAATTTCTCTGCTAAAAACGTAAAGTTTAGTGAGGTGTTGAATGAAGCGGCTGAACAAGGATTTACAGAACCAGATCCTAGAGAAGATTTAAATGGAAACGATGTTGGACGTAAATTGTTGATTTTAGCTCGTGAATTAGATTTACAAAATGAGTTTGATGATGTGCAAATTCACAATTTAATTCCAGAACATTTAAGAGATGGTGATACAGCTTCTTTCCTAAATAAATTGGAGGAGTTAGATCCAATTTATCAAGAAATAAAAGACAAACAAGAACCAAATCACGTATTGCGTTATATAGGTGATTTACATGGTGATTTGGCGTCAGATAAAGGAATTTTAGAAGTAAAATTAGTTTCTGTACCTAGTGATTCGGCTTTAGGACAAGTAAAAGGAGCCGATTCTATTTTTGAAATTTATACAGAATCTTATGGAGATCAACCAGTAGTAATTCAAGGGGCTGGAGCTGGAGCAAATGTAACGGCTCGTGGTGTCTTTGGAGATATTATGAGATTAACAGAACTTGAATTGTAA
- a CDS encoding trans-sulfuration enzyme family protein codes for MSNKKNFETLAVRTQSETTQFSEHSVPLYLTSGFVFDDAEEMRASFAEEKQRDLYSRYSNPNTNEFIEKVCLMEGAEAGFAFSSGMAAIFSTFGALLSAGDHVVSCSSVFGATHGLFTKYFPKWNINCSYFDVKDVDKIESLIQPTTKFIYAETPTNPGVDVLDLELLSSIAKKHGILLIIDNCFATPYLQQPIKFGADLVIHSATKLMDGQGRVMGGITVGNKELIREIYLFSRLTGPCMSPFNAWVLSKSLETLAVRADRHCDNALKLAEFLESHPKVKWVKYPFLKSHPQYEIAKKQMLKGGSIVAFEVEGGVEGGRNFFDNIKMCSLSANLGDTRTIVTHPASTTHAKVEAEVKLAVGITDGMVRCSLGLEHIDDIIADIKQALEA; via the coding sequence ATGAGCAATAAAAAAAACTTCGAAACCCTAGCGGTAAGAACGCAATCAGAAACTACTCAGTTTTCGGAGCATTCAGTACCCTTATATTTAACATCTGGATTTGTTTTTGACGATGCCGAAGAAATGAGAGCTTCTTTTGCCGAAGAAAAACAAAGAGATTTATATAGTAGATACAGTAACCCTAACACAAATGAATTTATAGAAAAAGTTTGTTTGATGGAAGGTGCCGAAGCTGGTTTTGCTTTTTCAAGTGGAATGGCAGCCATCTTTTCTACTTTTGGAGCATTGTTAAGTGCAGGAGATCATGTGGTTTCATGTAGTTCAGTTTTTGGAGCAACACATGGTTTGTTTACCAAATATTTTCCAAAATGGAATATCAACTGTTCTTATTTTGATGTAAAAGATGTTGATAAAATTGAAAGTTTAATTCAGCCAACAACAAAGTTTATTTATGCAGAAACACCAACCAACCCCGGAGTTGATGTATTAGACTTAGAATTGTTGAGTAGTATTGCCAAAAAACATGGCATCCTTTTAATTATTGATAACTGTTTTGCAACGCCTTATTTACAGCAGCCTATAAAGTTTGGGGCAGATTTGGTAATACATTCTGCAACTAAATTAATGGACGGTCAAGGTAGAGTAATGGGAGGAATTACTGTAGGTAATAAAGAATTGATTAGAGAAATTTATTTGTTCTCTCGTTTAACAGGGCCTTGTATGAGTCCATTCAACGCTTGGGTGTTGTCTAAGTCTTTAGAAACTTTAGCAGTAAGAGCAGATAGACATTGTGATAATGCATTAAAATTAGCAGAGTTTTTAGAAAGTCATCCTAAAGTAAAATGGGTAAAATATCCTTTCTTAAAATCTCATCCTCAATATGAAATTGCTAAAAAGCAAATGTTAAAAGGAGGTAGTATTGTTGCTTTTGAGGTTGAAGGTGGTGTAGAAGGAGGGAGAAACTTTTTTGACAACATAAAAATGTGTTCTTTATCGGCCAATTTAGGAGATACTAGAACCATTGTAACACATCCTGCAAGTACAACTCATGCTAAGGTAGAGGCTGAGGTAAAATTAGCTGTAGGAATTACCGATGGAATGGTGCGTTGTTCTTTAGGTTTAGAGCATATAGATGATATTATTGCTGATATTAAACAAGCTTTAGAAGCATAA
- a CDS encoding 3-ketoacyl-ACP reductase, whose amino-acid sequence MINLKGKNALITGAGKGIGKAIALALAAEGVNIALLARTEKDLLATAKEVTALGVKAVTVVADVASLEEVNKATGIVFSKFDSIDILINNAGIGKFGKFLELSVKEWEQIIQVNLMGTYYVTRAFLPQMIERNSGDIINISSTAGLRGAAVTSAYSASKFAVLGLTESLMQEVRKNNIRVTALTPSTTATDMAININLTDGNPERVMQPEDIAELIVAQLKLNRRVFVKDAGIWSTNP is encoded by the coding sequence ATGATTAATTTAAAAGGAAAAAACGCTCTTATTACTGGAGCAGGTAAAGGAATAGGAAAAGCAATAGCCTTAGCATTGGCTGCTGAGGGAGTAAATATTGCGTTATTGGCAAGAACTGAAAAAGATTTGTTAGCCACTGCTAAAGAAGTAACTGCTTTGGGGGTTAAGGCGGTTACAGTTGTTGCAGATGTTGCTTCTTTAGAAGAAGTAAATAAAGCAACAGGAATTGTTTTTAGCAAATTTGACAGCATTGATATCTTAATCAACAATGCAGGGATTGGAAAATTCGGAAAGTTTTTAGAATTAAGTGTTAAGGAATGGGAGCAAATAATTCAGGTAAACTTAATGGGGACTTATTATGTAACTAGAGCTTTTTTACCACAAATGATTGAAAGAAATTCGGGAGATATTATTAACATTTCATCAACGGCAGGTTTGCGTGGAGCAGCGGTTACAAGTGCTTATAGTGCGTCTAAATTTGCTGTTTTAGGCTTAACAGAATCTTTAATGCAAGAGGTGAGAAAAAATAATATTAGAGTAACTGCATTAACTCCAAGTACTACGGCTACAGATATGGCTATAAACATAAACTTAACCGATGGTAACCCAGAAAGGGTTATGCAGCCTGAGGATATTGCAGAATTAATTGTAGCCCAATTAAAATTAAACAGAAGAGTCTTTGTTAAAGATGCAGGAATTTGGTCAACAAATCCTTAG
- a CDS encoding DUF975 family protein, which translates to MATENVKLMQQARASLDLKWGTAIITFLIYNILIGVLSTIPILGTIATIIIAGPFAFGLATFSLNISRNQKEDLKQLFVGFDHFVNTLVAYLLVTLYVLLWTLLLIVPGIIAAISYSMVFFIMVDEPEIGPEAALRKSKEMMYGYKAKYFGLCLRFFGWSLLCILTLGIGFLWLIPYMHVTFAKFYEDIKNAPLTEIGS; encoded by the coding sequence ATGGCAACTGAAAATGTTAAATTAATGCAACAAGCTAGAGCCTCTCTTGATTTAAAATGGGGAACAGCTATTATTACCTTTTTAATATACAATATTCTTATTGGGGTATTATCAACTATTCCTATTCTTGGAACAATTGCTACAATTATAATTGCTGGTCCATTTGCATTTGGATTGGCGACTTTTTCACTAAATATATCTAGAAACCAAAAAGAAGACCTAAAACAACTCTTTGTTGGATTTGATCATTTTGTCAATACACTTGTTGCTTACTTATTAGTTACTTTATATGTTTTATTATGGACGTTACTTTTAATTGTTCCTGGGATTATAGCTGCAATATCCTATTCTATGGTGTTTTTTATTATGGTAGATGAACCAGAAATTGGACCAGAAGCAGCCCTAAGAAAAAGTAAAGAAATGATGTATGGGTACAAAGCAAAGTATTTTGGACTGTGTTTAAGGTTTTTTGGATGGTCTTTACTTTGTATTCTAACTTTAGGTATTGGGTTTTTATGGCTAATTCCTTATATGCATGTAACTTTTGCAAAGTTTTATGAAGATATTAAAAATGCTCCTTTAACAGAAATTGGAAGCTAA